One part of the Thermococcus litoralis DSM 5473 genome encodes these proteins:
- a CDS encoding NOL1/NOP2/sun family putative RNA methylase, with product MIERLFSLGYSKEFAERYFELWGERALKIAEAMEKPLPRCFRVNTLRIEIPRLTKMLNKKGFQFKRVPWAKEGFCLTREPFSITSTPEYLGGLLYIQEASSMYPPIALDPKPGEVVADMAAAPGGKTSYLAQLMKNEGIIYAFDVGEERLKETRLNLSRLGVTNTILFHKSSLYMGELGIKFDKILLDAPCTGSGTIHKNPERKANRTLEDVKFCQNLQMQMVRVALENLKEGGILVYSTCSLEPEENEFVIQWALDNFDIELLPLRHGEPALTAPFGIELSEELSKARRFYPDRHNTSGFFVAKIRKKR from the coding sequence ATGATAGAGAGACTTTTCAGCCTTGGATATTCAAAGGAGTTTGCGGAGAGATATTTTGAATTATGGGGTGAGAGGGCTTTAAAAATAGCTGAAGCCATGGAAAAACCCTTGCCGAGGTGTTTTAGAGTCAACACCCTTCGTATTGAGATTCCGAGACTTACCAAAATGCTGAACAAGAAGGGTTTTCAATTTAAGCGTGTTCCCTGGGCAAAAGAAGGCTTCTGCCTAACAAGGGAGCCTTTTTCCATAACGTCTACTCCGGAATATCTTGGCGGTCTGCTGTACATCCAAGAGGCGTCTTCTATGTATCCTCCAATAGCCTTAGACCCAAAACCGGGAGAAGTTGTTGCGGATATGGCAGCTGCTCCGGGTGGTAAAACCTCCTACCTCGCCCAGCTCATGAAAAATGAAGGAATTATATATGCATTCGATGTTGGAGAGGAGAGGCTCAAGGAAACAAGGCTAAATCTCTCTCGGCTTGGAGTTACAAACACGATTCTCTTCCACAAAAGCTCCCTTTATATGGGAGAATTGGGAATTAAGTTTGATAAAATTCTCCTTGATGCTCCCTGCACGGGTTCAGGAACAATTCACAAAAATCCAGAGAGAAAGGCGAACAGAACGCTAGAAGATGTAAAATTCTGTCAGAATCTCCAAATGCAAATGGTAAGAGTTGCTTTGGAGAATCTCAAGGAAGGGGGCATTTTGGTTTATTCCACCTGTTCTTTAGAGCCGGAAGAGAATGAATTTGTTATTCAGTGGGCTCTGGACAACTTTGACATTGAGCTTCTCCCTCTTAGACATGGCGAACCTGCCTTAACGGCACCCTTTGGGATAGAGCTTAGTGAGGAGCTCAGCAAGGCGAGAAGGTTCTATCCAGATAGGCATAACACAAGTGGATTTTTCGTTGCAAAAATAAGGAAGAAACGCTAA
- a CDS encoding metallophosphoesterase family protein has product MRLNLPSFLRRRGLPKELLESKEAKIMHISDTPDNIYPFILNLIEKSRPEYIIHTGDLVDNIKLERKPELKERYAERVKELLDILENSGAEVYIVPGNEDSEEVLKKLVRKARIVKPGEVVKVDEVKLALAHDPSQLNPPKDVDFILYGHNFRNIKHGLNGLLNVNFILLGSKKVVRVKYPDGTNFERGYKLMRGL; this is encoded by the coding sequence ATGAGGTTAAACTTACCCAGCTTTTTAAGAAGAAGAGGGCTTCCAAAAGAATTACTGGAGAGTAAAGAGGCCAAGATAATGCATATAAGCGACACTCCGGACAATATATATCCTTTCATCCTAAACCTAATAGAAAAAAGCAGACCGGAGTATATTATTCATACCGGAGACCTTGTGGACAACATAAAACTTGAAAGAAAGCCCGAATTAAAGGAAAGGTATGCAGAAAGGGTAAAAGAGCTATTAGATATACTTGAGAATTCCGGAGCTGAGGTATACATTGTTCCGGGAAATGAGGATAGTGAGGAAGTACTCAAAAAACTCGTCAGAAAAGCCCGAATAGTAAAGCCCGGGGAGGTCGTTAAGGTAGATGAAGTAAAGCTTGCCTTAGCACATGATCCCAGTCAGCTAAATCCTCCCAAAGATGTTGATTTCATTCTCTACGGACATAACTTCAGGAATATCAAGCATGGATTGAATGGCCTTTTAAATGTGAACTTCATCCTTTTGGGGAGTAAGAAAGTTGTTAGGGTCAAATATCCCGATGGGACAAATTTTGAACGGGGATATAAGTTAATGAGGGGATTGTGA